The following coding sequences lie in one Glycine max cultivar Williams 82 chromosome 19, Glycine_max_v4.0, whole genome shotgun sequence genomic window:
- the LOC100814496 gene encoding uncharacterized protein, translating to MNSISLGTFVFTPPPACKFRPLLQTKHQPIFHSLCSSGLTLSRISLTQKPTFLRATDSNTDAPISLPEGASFVSIPEIIEKDWSVLDCAEHRNIDRIIASGNVGQNSRVLVSTGSEDFVDTLVGLTPSVFVVHDSLLTLACIKEKYDRVKCWQGEIIYVPEKWAPFDAVFLYFLPALAFKLDQILGSLAGKCATGGRVIISHPKGREVLEQQRKQYPDVVVSDLPDKTYLQSVAAAHSFDVAEFVDEPGLYLAILICSRA from the exons ATGAATTCAATTTCTTTAGGTACCTTCGTCTTCACTCCCCCTCCAGCATGCAAGTTCCGCCCCCTTCTTCAAACCAAACACCAACCCATCTTCCACAGCCTCTGCAGCAGTGGTCTCACTCTCTCCCGAATTTCTCTGACCCAAAAACCCACTTTTCTACGAGCCACGGACTCAAACACCGACGCCCCCATTTCCCTCCCCGAGGGCGCGTCCTTCGTTTCCATCCCAGAAATCATCGAGAAGGACTGGTCCGTGCTCGATTGCGCCGAACACCGAAACATTGACCGCATTATAGCTTCCGGCAACGTCGGACAGAATTCGAGGGTTTTGGTCTCAACTGGGTCCGAAGACTTTGTTGATACCTTAGTGGGTTTAACTCCCTCTGTGTTTGTTGTTCATGACTCGCTTCTCACGCTGGCTTgtatcaaagaaaaatatgacaGGGTCAAGTGTTGGCAAGGGGAGATTATTTATGTTCCGGAAAAGTGGGCTCCTTTTGATGCtgtgtttctttattttctacCTGCGTTGGCCTTCAAACTTGACCAAATTTTGGGCTCTTTGGCTGGGAAATGTGCAACGG GTGGAAGGGTGATTATCAGTCATCCCAAAGGGAGAGAAGTATTAGAACAGCAACGAAAACAGTACCCAGATGTTGTAGTTTCTGACCTACCTGATAAAACATATTTACAAAGTGTTGCAGCTGCCCATTCTTTTGATGTGGCTGAATTTGTGGATGAACCTGGCCTTTATTTAGCCATTTTGATCTGCTCAAGGGCTTAA